The Porphyromonas pogonae genome segment TTAAATTTCTGCCGAAATATTCAGACGGTGTCATATTGGTAAACGAACGAAAATTTCTCAGAGCGGTAGTACGTGAACGATAACCACTGATATAAAAAGCTTCTTTGATACTCATTTCCGGCGTTTTGTTTAGCAGGGAAATAAAATCAGCTATGCGAAATTTATTAATATAAGTCGTTATGTTTTCAACCCCATTTTCATGTATTACCTTTTCTAATGTGGTACGGTTGGTAGCAAGCTCCTCTGTAATGAGGCTTAAGGAAAGATTGGGGTTGCGCCATGCTTGTTTATCCATCATATATCGCTCCAAAAGAATAAACAGTTTATTAGCATGATTTACGTTCTCCCTTTTTATGATATTCTGTTCAATTGCTATTTTTCTACTTATATTAGGAGCCATTATATCTTCGTTAGTCACCTTCTTGCCTACTATACGATAAATCAACTCCATGTAAAGCCTGAGAGCTGTCAATGCTATTGTAATATGAAAATAGATGATAGTGATGACCGTTGTATGATAAGCTAAAATCAGTAAATAGCTAAGTACATCTATGATCCCGCTTATGACGTATATTCTGATCCATGTCCTATCTGTATTGCTGTACTTGCTGGTGTAGGGTATATAAAATATTAAGAAGACAGGCAAACACAGTATAAGGCATAGAAAAATACGAAATATTGCGTCAAACTCAAGGTAATGGGGTAGTATTGCTATAATGCTGGAATACTCCGGATATACCACACCAAGGAGTAGTGTAATCTTGTAAAAAATCAATATCACTGCCACTGGTGTATACAATAAAAGAAGCCTTTTGAAATTCATCCATCCCGGAGATATTACCTCTATGGGATATATAGTATAGGATAGAATCATAAACAAAGCCAAGGATAGCATGGGCACACTCATGACCGGAGCTTGATATACTCCATTCATATTGTCTATAAGGCGTGGTATGTAGTTTAATACAGAGATAAATAAAATAACACAGAGTATTATTCGGGAACGATCTCCACTCTTACGAAAGGCAAGCAGTGTGGCGGAGGAGAGAAACATGACAATTAGAGCAGTATATACTGTAGCTATAAGAAATTGTTCAACCATGTTATTTCGTTTTGAGAGATAAAGATAGGAAATGAATGATATAAGATAGTAAGTTTCATAAATGGAAATCAATGTTCCATCTGTGCTATTGCAAAAATGAAACGCATATTTGTAATATTGATACAATTAAAAGTAATTGACCGAAATTCTCAACATCTATATTTGTATTGTAATGTATAGTATCACTAAAATATAAATTTAAAATTATGAAGAGAATTACCAATGCTTTTACATTCCCTATTGTTATGTGTTTAACAATATTCATGGCAATTATTTCGGGATGTACCAAAGATGATGATCAGAGCAATGGCGAAAAGATTGCTCCCCTGTGGGAGGCTGGTAGCATAAGGAACAAGATTGTGACTATCAGCGATCTGCACGTAGGTATTGACGATAGGTATTCGGAAACAGTAAGGAATCGTCCTTTACTCATTGATTTTCTCAAACGACTTCAAAAGACAAAAGATGTGCGTGAATTAGTGATTATAGGTGATTTTCTTGATTCGTGGTATCTACCTGTGTTTTATCCTACTTACACTGATGAAGAACTGTTCTATAAGGGTGTTATTGCCAACAATCAGAAGCTTATAGACGAATTCAAGCAGGTTATAAATAGTGGTATCAAATTGGTTTATGTTATAGGAAACCATGACATGACTTTAGAGCAAAAAACACTACAGGATGCCATCCCCGGTATTGTACAGCCAAGCCAAGGTGCTAGAGGTTTGGCCACTTACTATACCGGAGACCGAAAAGAAATAGCGATTGAGCACGGGCATCGCTACGATGTGTTCTCTGCTCCTGATCGTGTGTCTAACAAAGAATTATGTGGAAACGACAATACAATCCTGCCTGCCGGGTACTTTTATGCCCGCTATGCTGCCACTTGGGTAGTAGAGGGTAAGCCAACCGTAGAAAAGAAATATCCCCTAGTGAATAAAGTACCTGACAAGGATGATATTGATCAAAGTGGAGCGTATGCTTATTATTCATTATTGGCAAAGGTGTCGAAACGATTCACTCCTAAGGAGGGGCTTAATGAGAAGATATTCAAGATGCATATTGCAGGATTCAATGACGATTACAGTTATCTTGATTTCTATCCTCAAGAACAACCTGATGGTACAATTTCCGGGAAATTATTTAAGAATATTCAGCGTACGTGGGGAACTCGTCAGGAGCAGAACAAGGTAAAGAAGCCGAATACCTTTCTTTCTGCAATATCCGGAACAATAAACTGGGATTATTATTTCGAACAAGCCAGGGTGCAGTATCTCGAAAATAGCAACGAGAATGTAAATGTTGTAGTATTTGGTCATACACATGTTCCTACTCTCAAAAAGTTAACTAACGGAAAATATTATGTCAATGATGGTACATGGGTCGACGATAATACGGATTACCCTGAAGCTACTCGAACCTTCGCAGTCATTACTACTGGAGACAAGAATACAGTGGGACTTTACATGTACGAAAAAAATGGTAATATTACCAATATAGGGAGTGGTGCCAAATAAACCTGAAAATATTTATATCTGATCCTCTGAAATCGGATGTACAGTCAGGATGTCTTCTTTGAAGATAAAAAGTAATATGGAAATAAGTGAAGTTGAATGTAACGTTCTCATTCTCCTGTTTAATTTCTTTATTTATATATCAAAACCGCCTGCCGGAGGATCCCCAGCAGGCGGTTTAAGAATTGATGTGGCTTTTGATAACGGCTATTAGATTTGATATTCATTGAGTATTACCGGATTTAGGAGAAGTAATTAACTCTATCTCTCACGAAGAGCAAACTTTCTTTATAGTCCCGGTAAAAAGATGTCATCTAAATGTACGTTATCATAGTTCAAGTTGGTCTCTTAGCAATAAATTCTATACATAGGCCTCATCTTGTAAAAGTGTATCTGCACCACCGTCTTTAGTCCTGATATTTACTCAGAGATGAGACTATAAAGCAAAAAAAGCTATGCATGTTTTGTGCATAGCTTTTTGACTTAATTTTTCTAGGGTGGGCCCAATAGGATTCGAACCTATGACCCTCTGCTTGTAAGGCAGATGCTCTAAACCAGCTGAGCTATAGGCCCTAAATTTTGAGAAGTTATCGTATCTCAGATTTTAATGATATTGTTGAAAAGGAGTGGGCCCAATAGGATTCGAACCTATGACCCTCTGCTTGTAAGGCAGATGCTCTAAACCAGCTGAGCTATAGGCCCCTTAATCAATTAATATCGTCAAAGTATATTTGCTTCTCAAATATGGTTGCAAAGGTATATGATTTTTCTGAATTTGCAATAGCCCGGGCAAAAAAACTAAGAACTTTAATTCAATTTCCTGTAAATATTAGCTTGTTTAAGCTGAGACACCGTTGCCAATCAAAATATACCCAGTTAAAAGGGGCTAAATATTTTCGTAACAATACCTCCGATTAATCAAAAGAATGTTTCATAACCATGTTATTAATGTGTATATTTTATTAAATAATAGTCTCATGTAAATTAATTTTGAATAAAGGCGTGTCTATAGATTTAATTACTAAATTTGTGCCGTCAAATGCATAAGGAAAAAGTAATCTTTATTCTTGTGAAAGTAAAGGTTACGCACATATGAGAGAACAAAAAATATCAACCTATGAAATGTAAACACGTCTACCTTTTGTTGATGCTCTTTGTAGGAGCATTGACCTTTCAGATGAAAGCGCAAAAGTCGGAGGTAACAATTAAAGGAAAAATTGTTGACTCCAAAACACAAGAACCTATCATTGGAGCGAGCGTTCAGATTGCCGGCACTACTACCGGAGCGCAAAGTGATCTTGATGGTGCCTTTGTGCTAAAATTAGCTCCTAATTCAAAATTAAAAATTTCTTACATTGGATACGTAACCAAAGAGATTACGGTGACAAAAAGCGAAACGGTAGTAATCTCTCTCGTGGAGAGTGCTATTTCGCTCAATGAGGTTGTGCTCATTGGTTATGGTAAAGTTAAGAAAGGAGATTTATCCGCATCTGTGGCTACCGTGTCCAATATCGGACAACTCAAGGAAAGACCTATCCAAGGTGTGGAGGAGATGCTTCAGGGCCAAATACCCGGTGTCACAGTAGTGTCGCAAGGAGGCCATCTTGATTCCAAGCCTGCCATTACTATCAGGGGTATGGGATCCAGAGCAGAGGAAAAACCTTTGTTTGTTGTGGATGGAGTACCCAATGCTCCATTTAATATAGGTGATGTCGTTTCTATGACAGTATTGAAGGATACTGCTTCTGCTGCGATTTACGGAGCATATGCCGGATCGGCCGGTGTCATCATAGTAACAACCAAAAGAGCTTCAGAAGGCAAACCTACATTCCAATATAATATGGTGACAGGGGTATCTAAGGCTACCAACCTGCCACAATCCCTTACAATAGGAGACTGTTGCACGAGAATTGCCCTTTTAATATTGCCTATATCGCTGGATATCATTATATTTGAATATTAAACCAGTAGTCAAAACAGTCTCTATGAGTAAGGAAAAGAACACCAATGCCGCATCTTTTGCAGAACTAGCAGTAGAACGTCGTCGCCAAGCCACCAAAAACAACTTTTTGCATCAGATTGACACCATTGTAGATTGGCGTCCCATCTCCAACTTGCTCAACAAACATTGTCTTAAGGGAGACACCCCATTGGGCGCTGCCTCTTACCGCCCCATTATGCTCTTCAAGATCCTGCTCTTAGAGACTTGGTACGCTCTCTCAGATCGTCAAGTAGAAGAGCGAATCAACGATTCCCTCACATGGAGTGCCTTCCTGGGCCTGACGATGGACTTTGTTTCTCCCGATCACTCCACCATCTGTCGCTTCCGGCAAGAACTTATAGAGAAAGGCTTAATGGCAAAGCTATTCAAGCTTCTCAACAAGCAACTCAAACAACATGGCATCATGGAGATCAAAGAGGGCGCCATTGTGGACGCAAGTATTGTTGACAGCCCCAACAAACCAACGGGAGGGCTTCAAATTGTGATCTGCGATGATCGGGAGGATACTCGTAGCGATCAAGAGAAAGAGGCTGAAGAAGAATACCAAGTCAAAGTCTGCTCAAGCAAACCCGGCGTAGATGAAGAGGCTCGTTGGGTGAAGAAATGCAATGAATATAGATACGGTTACAAGAAGCACATCTTAACAGACACCAAGGGACTAATACATGAAGTAATCACCACAGCGGCTAACGTGGCAGATACGACACAAATCATACCTCTGTTGGAGCAGGCTCAACTCCCCCAAGAGACAATGATATTAGCGGACAAAGGGTACACATCCAAGAAAAACAGAGGTTATCTGTGCGACCACAACTTGATAGATGGCATCATGCACAAAGCAGTCAAAGGTATGCCACTGACGGATGGTAAAAAGCAATTGAATAGACTGATCAGTTCCATGCGATGGCAGATAGAGCGTAGCTTTGGTAGCATTATACGATGGTTTCATGGTGGACGATGTCGCTACCGAGGAATTGCTAAAACGCATTATCAGAACCTCATTGAGTCTTTGGCGTACAATCTCAAACGTGCGCCAAAGCTACTTATGCAACAAAACGTAAACTAGACTCTACTTGAGGGGCACTGACCCCTCAAGAGGCTCAAAAATGAGCTAAATCAAGAAAGTTAGAATCAAAATTCCTTCGTCTGTTCACTAAAATCGGGCGGAAAACGGCTCGTTTTATGTCTCTGTGTCTCGATCCGACTTTTTCAACAGTCTCAATAGATGAGGAGCGTAGAGTACGTGCTACGGCACTCGGTGGAGTAAACAAACTCCCTGACGGATGGGATCCCAATAAAAATCCATACATAGCAGAAACCCGTACAGACTGGATCAAAGCTATTTTTCGCAATGCTATGTTTCAGCGACACAATATGTCTCTTTCCGGCGGTACGGAGACATTCAATAACCTCGTGTCATTTGAGTACAGTAATAAGAATGGCACCTTGCTCAATACTTATAATAGGGAGTGGACCACTCGTTTGAATTCTATGTACAAACTCAGCGATCACATACGTGTGCGTGAAGATCTTACATGGCAAAAGAATCAACTGCGCGATGCTAATACCTACAGTGCAGAATCGGGTGTAATCTTATCTGCACTCATGATGCCCAGAAATGCTGAGGTATATGCCCCGGACGGATCATTTGGCGGTACAGCCCCCAGTGATAAAGCTTACATAACCAAGTATGGCAGCAACTTTGCCGATATTCACGGTGATGTTATCAACCCTGTCAGAACGCTCACGGCAGGCCTTTTCGAAAACCACCATTCTACAATCTCGTCTTCCACATTCCTTGATATCATGGAGCCGATAAGGGGGCTTAACTTCACATCTCGGTTTACATATCAACTTGAGAACTATTTCGACAAAAAGTTCTCACCCAAACGTCTGGAGCCGGGCAAGCCGTTTGATAGGAACTTCATGGGGTATTCTACTTTCCGAACCACCAATTGGAGTACAGAGAATACCATCACTTACGAGCGTATTTTTAATAAGAACAGCGTAAGCCTCATGGCATCTACTACAGCTTCCGAAGCCAAATACAGAGACTTCTCTGCATCTGCTGAAGGTTTCTACAACGAAGATCCTTCTTTGATCTATTTTGGTCAAGCCGGCAAATTCAATCCGGCCAAAGATGGTTTTTGGCTCGATCGTAATCTTTCATTTGTAGTTAGAGCTTCATATAGTTATGATAATAAGTATTTCTTTTCTGGTTCATGGCGCCGTGACTATGCCGGCAGGTTACCCAAAGGGCGTAAGTATGGTGATTTCCCATCAGCAACCTTGGCATGGAAGCTTTCATCAGAACCTTTCATGAAAGATATGGAAGCTTTGAATTTATTGAAGTTCCGCATGAGTTGGGGACGTATTGGTAACTTAGGCTCCATCGGTATGGGATATGGATACCCACTACTCCAAAACTATCGTATAGGTGATGGTGACATAGCAGGACAGGTAGGCAATCCTCCTTATCTTGTGTTGGGTAAATACGTGGCAGAAGGTTATAACCCTAATCTTACATGGGAAACATCAGAGCAAACCAACTTCGGTATTGACTTAGGATTGTTTGATAACAGACTCTCTTTGACAATGGATTATTTTATCAAAAACACCAAAGATCTGATCAAGAAACAGGATGCAGGCTGGTCACACAGTATCGGGTATGATCCGCAACTTGTAAATGACGGAAAGATCAGAAACTCCGGCTTTGAAATGTCGGCCAACTGGAGCGATAAAGTAGGAGCTTTGAAATATTGGGTTGGAGGAAACTTCGCCACCTTGAAGAATAAGGTAATCAGTATGGGACAAACAAACTCTCCGGATGACAAGGTAATTTGGACTGATGGCGGTAAGTTCAAAGATTTACGCCCCTTCCAAACAGAGGTCGGCCAGCCTATCTACTCATTCTTCCTGGTCAAAAACTCAGGTGTATTTACAACCAAACAGGAAATTGACAGCTATGTGGACAAGGATGGTAAAAAAATCCAACCCAAAGCTCAGATAGGAGACCTGAAATTTGTGGATGAGAATGGCGATGGCAAGATCAGCAATGCCGATCGTGTTTATATGGGTAATGCTATGCCTAAGCTTACTTATGCTCTCTCAGGCGGTGTTTCATACAAAAACTTTACTTTCAGTATGATGCTTCAAGGGGTTGCCGGCGTAAAAATATTTAATGCTTACAAATATCTTACTCTTAACGAATCTCAAGGAAGCTTTAACAGATCCAGAGATATACTCAAAGCTCTTGACGGACCCAATAAAGCCGTTCCTCGGATTACAGCAGATGATCCCAATGAGAACTTTACTACGCCTTCTGATTTCTATCTGGAAAAAGGCGATTATCTCCGTATCAAAAATATAACATTGGGATATTCCCTCACGGATCTTGTCAGGAAAATGTCGCTCTTTAGTACTCGTAATAGCACGCTTGATCTCACATTCAGCATTGACAATGTGGCTACGTTTACTTCATATAGCGGTATCGACCCCGAAGTAGGTGGTACAGGTATCGATGCCGGTCAGTACCCTATATCACGTACTTTCTCAATTGGTCTTAAACTCAACTACTAATTTGCAATAACCAATGAAAACAAAAAATATAATCATAACATTAGGGTTGGTATTGACTTCATTGAGCATGAACTCTTGCTCCGATTGGTTAGACCCACAACCCGAAGGAACACCCAATGCCAAAAACTTTTGGAAAACAGACAAAGACTTTAGTGATGCCATAGATGCTGTGTATGCTAATTTGAGTATGGAAGAAACATGGGGACGTGACCTCTTCTGGGAGCAAGGAGCGTCGGACGATATTTTCTATAGCCGTAAGAGAGGCGCTACGCAGATGAACCTTGCCAATTTGACGATGAATGGCTCTACCGAAAGCAATCTCAAGGATATTTATCAGGCTTTGTATCAGATGAATTCACGTGCTAATAGAGTTGTTCTTAATGCCCTAAAGTTGTCTTCTCCATCTGATCGCATCAAGATGCATCTGGGCGAAGCCTATTTTATGAGAGCTTTCTCTCACTTCATGATAGCTTATCGCTATGGAAGACCTGACAATGGTGTTCCTTTTGATAAATATGAAGATTATAAAGAGTATGTCGATGGCAAAATACCCCAGCAGCGTAAGTCTGTAGTGGAGAATTATGAACTGATCATCCAGGATCTTGACAAAGCGATCTCCATGTTGCCTGCCTTTGATCAGACGGCTCCCGCCGATTACGGTAGAGCTACCAAAGATGCTGCTATAGCACTCAAAGTAAAAGTATATGCCTACTGGGCTCAATACGACTCTAAGAAGTGGAGCGAGATTCCAGCATTGGTAGATAAGTTGGAAAACGAATGTCATCGTGCTCTTCTGCCCAAATTTGCCGATGTGTTTTCCACAGAGCATGAATGGAGCAAGGAATATATATTTTCCGTCAATTCTGATGCAAAAAACTATGCGGGAAGTATACTGCCGGGTATTATGCTCGATAATAAAGGTTGGGGACGTTACAATGGATGGGGTAATTTCAAACCTACTCTCGAACTTTGGGCTGAATACAGCGACAAAGATCAAAGACGTGCTACCACTATACTTCAGTACGGAGATGAGTTTACATTCTTCGGCGAGAAAAGAAAATTTTTCTCTTCTACTGACCTTGAGTGTGGATTTCACTTCAATAAGTATATGGAGCCATTTAAATACGGAACGATCAATAACAAGGGTGCGGGGATCTCTGACAAGGTCTCCAATAATGGTAACCGTCCTACAACAGACCTCAATGTCCCTATCATGCGATTTGCGGAAATGCTTCTTTTCAAAGCTGAAGCTCTTATTGAAACCGGTAAGGGTGCTGAAGCTGCTAAAGTACTCAATCGCATCACTACCCGTGCAGGACTCGGTGATGTCTATACCAATGCCACTATGCACGACCTTATGCATGAGAGAAGATGTGAGCTTGCAGGCGAGTTTACTGATCGGGTACATGATCTCAAAAGATGGTCGGTCAAATACCCCGAAGCTCGTGAGAGACTTGAAGCTGCAAAGCATGGTATTAAATATGTCAATAGATCGAACCCTAACTCAGAAATCGATACTGTGAATGGAAAAGCCATGCTTATTAATGGAAAAACATATAAAGGAGTTATTGAGATTATGCCTGCGAAGAAGTATGATGCAGAAAAGGCCTGCGTGTTTCCTTATTCACCCGAAGAGATTAAGCGCTCCATGGGTGCCTTGAAACAAAACAAAGGCTATTGAGATGTGTAATATTTAATTTAAGCAATAGTATATTTTGCATATCCAAAGCTCTCTATCAAGGGGGCTTTGGATAAAAGATATATAGGTTTCGTCTCTGACATTATCCGTATCTACGTATGACCAAAATGAAAAGAATGCTTTTATTCCTGATGCTATCGATGATCTGTCGCATAGGCATTTATAGTCAAAATAACCTTATCCGGTATGTAAACCCTTTTATTGGAACGGATTTTCATGGACATACTTATCCTGGAGCCACAGCTCCTTTGGGAGGAGTCCAATTAGGTCCGGATACTCGTATATCCGATTGGGATGCTTGCTCCGGATATCATTATTCTGACTCTACTATAATTGGGTTTTCTCATACTCATTTGAGTGGTACGGGGTGTGTTGATCTTGGTGATATCCTTATTTACCCTCTGCAAAATCAGGGTACGGAGAAGACTCTCCTAATGCCTCCTTTGAAATTCAGCCATAACAATGAAACAGCTTCGCCGGGGTATTACTCCGTGATGCTCGACAATGGGATTAGGGCTGAACTCACTGCAACCATGCGGAGCGGTGTACATCGGTATACCTATCCTTCTTCGAAGAACAAAAACTTGATTATAGATCTCATTCATTCTTTGGGAAAAGATAAAATCTATGATGCTCAATTGGAAGTCAAAAATGGAATTTTGGAAGGCTTTCGCATTACTAACGGTTGGGTGGATCCGCAGCCCGTCTACTTCTCCGCTCGTCTATCAAAACCTATAAGTAACTTTAGTATTTTTAAGTCGGGTGTACCTGTAAAGGGGACTAAAGCTCGTGGAGATTCACTGCAAATAATAATTAATTTTCCTGATGACTCCGTGCGTACCATTGAGCTGCAAGTGGGCATTTCACTGGTCAGCGTAGAGGAGGCTCGGCGCAATAGAGAACAGGAGTGTGGTTCTAAAACATTTGACAAAATACTTGCAGATACACGCCTATCGTGGAATCATGAATTATTGCGCATCCGTATCCAAAAGGGTAGTGATAAGGATAAAACCATTTTTTACACCTCGCTTTATCACGCCATGGTTACTCCCAATGTGATCAGTGATGTATCCGGTAAATACCGTTTGGGAGATCAGGTGTTTTCAACGATGAATAAGGATCATAAAGTATACTCTACCTTTTCTCTTTGGGATACATATAGAGCATGGAATCCTTTGATGACTATTATAAACCCTGATCTCACGGCTGATATGATACGATCCATGCTTGCAATGTATAAAGTAAAAGGAGAACTTCCGATATGGCCTCTTTCTACAGGCGAAACTCATACGATGATCGGGTACCATGCCGTGTCGGTCATAGCTGATGCCTATCTCAGAGGAATCAGAGGATTTGATGCTGACCTTGCTTTGGAGGCGATGATAAAGTCATCTGATATAAACAAAAAAGGGTCGGACTATTACATTAAATATGGTTTTATCCCGTCTGATCTGAAGCGAGAATCTGTTTCATGCACATTGGAGTATGCTTATGATGACTGGTGTATAGCACGTATGGCGGCATCTATGGGGCGCAATGATGTCGCTGATCGATATTATCGCAGAGCTTACAATTATGTTCATTTGTTTGATGGATACTCAGGATTCTTTAGGGGGAAGAGACTTGATGGTAATTGGGAGCCCAATTTAGATCCGTATGAAATAAGTCGTGACTTCACCGAAGCCAACGCATGGCAATATCGTTTCTATGTCCCACATGATATAAAAGGTCTTACTAATCTTTTCGGAGGAAAGAGCGCAATGATACAAGCTCTGGATAGTTTGTTC includes the following:
- a CDS encoding carboxypeptidase-like regulatory domain-containing protein — its product is MKCKHVYLLLMLFVGALTFQMKAQKSEVTIKGKIVDSKTQEPIIGASVQIAGTTTGAQSDLDGAFVLKLAPNSKLKISYIGYVTKEITVTKSETVVISLVESAISLNEVVLIGYGKVKKGDLSASVATVSNIGQLKERPIQGVEEMLQGQIPGVTVVSQGGHLDSKPAITIRGMGSRAEEKPLFVVDGVPNAPFNIGDVVSMTVLKDTASAAIYGAYAGSAGVIIVTTKRASEGKPTFQYNMVTGVSKATNLPQSLTIGDCCTRIALLILPISLDIIIFEY
- a CDS encoding GH92 family glycosyl hydrolase — protein: MTKMKRMLLFLMLSMICRIGIYSQNNLIRYVNPFIGTDFHGHTYPGATAPLGGVQLGPDTRISDWDACSGYHYSDSTIIGFSHTHLSGTGCVDLGDILIYPLQNQGTEKTLLMPPLKFSHNNETASPGYYSVMLDNGIRAELTATMRSGVHRYTYPSSKNKNLIIDLIHSLGKDKIYDAQLEVKNGILEGFRITNGWVDPQPVYFSARLSKPISNFSIFKSGVPVKGTKARGDSLQIIINFPDDSVRTIELQVGISLVSVEEARRNREQECGSKTFDKILADTRLSWNHELLRIRIQKGSDKDKTIFYTSLYHAMVTPNVISDVSGKYRLGDQVFSTMNKDHKVYSTFSLWDTYRAWNPLMTIINPDLTADMIRSMLAMYKVKGELPIWPLSTGETHTMIGYHAVSVIADAYLRGIRGFDADLALEAMIKSSDINKKGSDYYIKYGFIPSDLKRESVSCTLEYAYDDWCIARMAASMGRNDVADRYYRRAYNYVHLFDGYSGFFRGKRLDGNWEPNLDPYEISRDFTEANAWQYRFYVPHDIKGLTNLFGGKSAMIQALDSLFSTTSAVKGDLQDITGMIGQYAHGNEPSHHIAYLYACLGQPWKTQEITRRILREMYSDQPDGIIGNEDCGQMSAWYILSSLGFYPVCPGSGEFVITTPLFEKAVVKLPHGKELVITANDPEHHVYIQEVRLNGETIRGNTLHYDVLIKGGKLEYILSDKPVVSSETNTHGVYSLTHIDQVSIPYAQEDTYLFVDSIAIHLGCSTPGAAIYYTLDGSAPTDKSPLYTSALKLNGSATLKARAYLKGSKPSELLTLQAVRAVLMPGSSLKMKNNGVNYSYYEGACSSVKDIAHCNLVKKGVMSYPSIADAPREDKFAYVFHGYIYIDRDGVYDFQTQSDDGSVLSINGTEVVNNDGSHSFITATGRIALARGYHSYEIKYFEDYEGQGFAWFYKRKEAHTFTPIPSRILYIE
- a CDS encoding AraC family transcriptional regulator, translated to MVEQFLIATVYTALIVMFLSSATLLAFRKSGDRSRIILCVILFISVLNYIPRLIDNMNGVYQAPVMSVPMLSLALFMILSYTIYPIEVISPGWMNFKRLLLLYTPVAVILIFYKITLLLGVVYPEYSSIIAILPHYLEFDAIFRIFLCLILCLPVFLIFYIPYTSKYSNTDRTWIRIYVISGIIDVLSYLLILAYHTTVITIIYFHITIALTALRLYMELIYRIVGKKVTNEDIMAPNISRKIAIEQNIIKRENVNHANKLFILLERYMMDKQAWRNPNLSLSLITEELATNRTTLEKVIHENGVENITTYINKFRIADFISLLNKTPEMSIKEAFYISGYRSRTTALRNFRSFTNMTPSEYFGRNLNTND
- a CDS encoding IS5 family transposase, with translation MSKEKNTNAASFAELAVERRRQATKNNFLHQIDTIVDWRPISNLLNKHCLKGDTPLGAASYRPIMLFKILLLETWYALSDRQVEERINDSLTWSAFLGLTMDFVSPDHSTICRFRQELIEKGLMAKLFKLLNKQLKQHGIMEIKEGAIVDASIVDSPNKPTGGLQIVICDDREDTRSDQEKEAEEEYQVKVCSSKPGVDEEARWVKKCNEYRYGYKKHILTDTKGLIHEVITTAANVADTTQIIPLLEQAQLPQETMILADKGYTSKKNRGYLCDHNLIDGIMHKAVKGMPLTDGKKQLNRLISSMRWQIERSFGSIIRWFHGGRCRYRGIAKTHYQNLIESLAYNLKRAPKLLMQQNVN
- a CDS encoding SusC/RagA family TonB-linked outer membrane protein, giving the protein MSLCLDPTFSTVSIDEERRVRATALGGVNKLPDGWDPNKNPYIAETRTDWIKAIFRNAMFQRHNMSLSGGTETFNNLVSFEYSNKNGTLLNTYNREWTTRLNSMYKLSDHIRVREDLTWQKNQLRDANTYSAESGVILSALMMPRNAEVYAPDGSFGGTAPSDKAYITKYGSNFADIHGDVINPVRTLTAGLFENHHSTISSSTFLDIMEPIRGLNFTSRFTYQLENYFDKKFSPKRLEPGKPFDRNFMGYSTFRTTNWSTENTITYERIFNKNSVSLMASTTASEAKYRDFSASAEGFYNEDPSLIYFGQAGKFNPAKDGFWLDRNLSFVVRASYSYDNKYFFSGSWRRDYAGRLPKGRKYGDFPSATLAWKLSSEPFMKDMEALNLLKFRMSWGRIGNLGSIGMGYGYPLLQNYRIGDGDIAGQVGNPPYLVLGKYVAEGYNPNLTWETSEQTNFGIDLGLFDNRLSLTMDYFIKNTKDLIKKQDAGWSHSIGYDPQLVNDGKIRNSGFEMSANWSDKVGALKYWVGGNFATLKNKVISMGQTNSPDDKVIWTDGGKFKDLRPFQTEVGQPIYSFFLVKNSGVFTTKQEIDSYVDKDGKKIQPKAQIGDLKFVDENGDGKISNADRVYMGNAMPKLTYALSGGVSYKNFTFSMMLQGVAGVKIFNAYKYLTLNESQGSFNRSRDILKALDGPNKAVPRITADDPNENFTTPSDFYLEKGDYLRIKNITLGYSLTDLVRKMSLFSTRNSTLDLTFSIDNVATFTSYSGIDPEVGGTGIDAGQYPISRTFSIGLKLNY
- a CDS encoding metallophosphoesterase; the protein is MKRITNAFTFPIVMCLTIFMAIISGCTKDDDQSNGEKIAPLWEAGSIRNKIVTISDLHVGIDDRYSETVRNRPLLIDFLKRLQKTKDVRELVIIGDFLDSWYLPVFYPTYTDEELFYKGVIANNQKLIDEFKQVINSGIKLVYVIGNHDMTLEQKTLQDAIPGIVQPSQGARGLATYYTGDRKEIAIEHGHRYDVFSAPDRVSNKELCGNDNTILPAGYFYARYAATWVVEGKPTVEKKYPLVNKVPDKDDIDQSGAYAYYSLLAKVSKRFTPKEGLNEKIFKMHIAGFNDDYSYLDFYPQEQPDGTISGKLFKNIQRTWGTRQEQNKVKKPNTFLSAISGTINWDYYFEQARVQYLENSNENVNVVVFGHTHVPTLKKLTNGKYYVNDGTWVDDNTDYPEATRTFAVITTGDKNTVGLYMYEKNGNITNIGSGAK
- a CDS encoding RagB/SusD family nutrient uptake outer membrane protein produces the protein MKTKNIIITLGLVLTSLSMNSCSDWLDPQPEGTPNAKNFWKTDKDFSDAIDAVYANLSMEETWGRDLFWEQGASDDIFYSRKRGATQMNLANLTMNGSTESNLKDIYQALYQMNSRANRVVLNALKLSSPSDRIKMHLGEAYFMRAFSHFMIAYRYGRPDNGVPFDKYEDYKEYVDGKIPQQRKSVVENYELIIQDLDKAISMLPAFDQTAPADYGRATKDAAIALKVKVYAYWAQYDSKKWSEIPALVDKLENECHRALLPKFADVFSTEHEWSKEYIFSVNSDAKNYAGSILPGIMLDNKGWGRYNGWGNFKPTLELWAEYSDKDQRRATTILQYGDEFTFFGEKRKFFSSTDLECGFHFNKYMEPFKYGTINNKGAGISDKVSNNGNRPTTDLNVPIMRFAEMLLFKAEALIETGKGAEAAKVLNRITTRAGLGDVYTNATMHDLMHERRCELAGEFTDRVHDLKRWSVKYPEARERLEAAKHGIKYVNRSNPNSEIDTVNGKAMLINGKTYKGVIEIMPAKKYDAEKACVFPYSPEEIKRSMGALKQNKGY